The following are encoded together in the Triticum dicoccoides isolate Atlit2015 ecotype Zavitan chromosome 6B, WEW_v2.0, whole genome shotgun sequence genome:
- the LOC119321555 gene encoding actin-related protein 2/3 complex subunit 1B-like: MMHEDHFSLVNVNLTWDHFSLSVIAFCPNTTEVHIYKFFTDKWEKLHVLAKHDQIVSGIDWSRSSNKIVTVSHDRNSYVWTQEGQDWVPTLVILKLNRAALCVQWSPKENKFAVGSGAKSVSICYYEQENNWWISKVIRKKHESSVTSVAWHPNNIHLATTSTDGKCRVFSTIIKGVDTRGPQAGASVDWKFGEQIAQLDLSPTWAFGVRWSPSGKTLAYAGHSSMIYFVDDVEGSPAAQNLALRDLPLRDILFVSEKMAIGVGFDCNPLIFAADETGLWSFVRYLDERKVTPSTSKASQLSEALGKLYGQSRQGSSSDTVEPSKPRGGAHENCITCIVPLRKGSESIVKRFSTSGLDGKIVVWDLENHITISK, translated from the exons ATGATGCATGAAGATCATTTTTCGCTGGTGAATG TTAACTTGACTTGGGACCATTTCTCTCTTTCAGTGATTGCCTTTTGTCCAAATACCACAGAAGTACACATTTATAAGTTTTTCACAGACAAGTGGGAGAAACTTCATGTTCTTGCAAAG CATGATCAGATAGTGTCTGGAATAGACTGGAGTAGATCTTCCAACAAAATTGTGACTGTTTCACATGATAGAAATTC ATATGTTTGGACACAAGAAGGACAAGATTGGGTACCTACGCTTGTTATTCTCAAGCTAAACCGTGCAGCTTTATGTGTCCAGTGGAGTCCAAAAG AAAATAAGTTTGCTGTGGGAAGTGGTGCTAAGTCTGTATCCATTTGCTACTACGAACAAGAGAACAACTG GTGGATTAGCAAGGTTATTAGGAAGAAGCATGAATCTTCTGTTACTAGTGTCGCGTGGCATCCAAACAAT ATACATCTTGCAACAACTTCTACTGATGGTAAATGCAGAGTGTTCTCCACTATCATCAAGGGTGTAGATACAAG GGGACCACAAGCAGGTGCCTCAGTGGATTGGAAATTCGGAGAG CAAATTGCTCAACTTGATCTATCACCTACATGGGCATTTGGTGTAAGGTGGTCGCCAAGTGGAAAAACATTGGCCTATGCAG GGCACAGTTCCATGATTTATTTCGTTGATGATGTTGAAGGGTCTCCTGCTGCGCAAAATTTGGCACTGCGTGATCTGCCTCTCCGTGAT ATTCTTTTTGTTTCTGAAAAGATGGCGATTGGTGTTGGATTTGACTGCAATCCTTTGATCTTTGCTGCAGATGAGACTGGACTTTG GAGTTTTGTCAGATATTTGGATGAAAGGAAAGTTACTCCATCAACTTCAAAAGCCTCACAG CTCTCAGAGGCCCTTGGGAAGTTGTACGGCCAATCGAGGCAAGGGTCGAGCAGCGACACTGTCGAACCATCGAAGCCTCGAGgcggcgctcacgagaactgcataAC TTGCATCGTGCCGTTGAGAAAAGGGAGCGAGAGCATTGTCAAACGGTTCAGCACATCAG GGCTGGACGGCAAGATTGTGGTATGGGATCTGGAGAATCACATCACCATTTCAAAATAG